The Neomonachus schauinslandi chromosome 4, ASM220157v2, whole genome shotgun sequence genome includes a region encoding these proteins:
- the OSGIN2 gene encoding oxidative stress-induced growth inhibitor 2 yields the protein MPVWCCSCSLAGHFRNYSDTETEGEIFNSLVQYFGDNLGQKVKAMPLVEETSFLEDSSVTLPVVVIGNGPSGICLSYMLSGYRPYLSSEAIHPNTILHSKLEEARHLSIVDQDLEYLSEGLEGRSSNPVAVLFDTLLHPDADFGYDYPSVLHWKLEQHHYIPHLVLGKGPPGGAWHNMEGSMLTISFGNWMELPGLKFKDWVSSKRRNLKGDRVMPEEIARYYKHYVKVMGLQKNFRENTYITSVSRLYRDQDDDDGQDRNISTQHLQIEKSKFIKRNWEIRGYQRIADGSHVPFCLFAENVALATGTLDSPAHLEIEGEDFPFVFHSMPEFGAAISKGKLRGKVDPVLIVGSGLTAADAVLCAYNNNIPVIHVFRRRVTDPSLIFKQLPKKLYPEYHKVYHMMCTQSYSVDSNLLSDYTSFPEHHVLSFKSDMKCILQSLSGLKKIFKLSAAVVLIGSHPNLSFLKEQGSYLGHNSSQPITCKSNPVEIDAYTYECVKEANLFALGPLVGDNFVRFLKGGALGVTRCLATRQKKKHLFVERGGGDGIA from the exons ATGCCGGTGTGGTGCTGCAGCTGCTCCCTGGCCGGTCATTTCAG aaactatAGTGACACTGAAACCGAAGGAGAGATTTTTAATTCCTTAGTGCAATATTTTGGTGATAATTTGGGGCAGAAAGTTAAAGCTATGCCATTAGTTGAAGAAACTTCTTTCCTGGAAGATTCATCAGTGACTTTGCCTGTGGTAGTAATAG gaaatggACCCTCAGGAATCTGCCTTTCTTATATGTTATCAGGCTACAGACCATATTTATCATCAGAGGCAATACATCCAAATACAATCTTACATAGTAAATTAGAAGAAGCAAGACATCTTTCCATTGTTGATCAG GACTTAGAATACTTGTCTGAGGGCCTTGAGGGCCGATCATCCAATCCAGTTGCAGTACTTTTTGACACACTTCTTCATCCAGATGCTGACTTTGGTTATGATTATCCATCTGTTTTGCATTGGAAATTAGAACAACATCATTACATCCCTCACTTAGTTCTTGGTAAAGGTCCACCTGGTGGAGCTTGGCAT AATATGGAAGGTTCCATGTTGACAATCAGCTTTGGAAATTGGATGGAGCTACCTGGACTTAAATTTAAAGATTGGGTATCTAGCAAACGAAG gaaCCTAAAAGGAGATAGAGTTATGCCAGAGGAAATAGCTCGCTACTATAAACATTATGTAAAAGTCATGGGTCTTCAGAAGAATTTCAGAGAGAATACTTATATCACCTCTGTATCAAGACTCTACAGAGAtcaagatgatgatgatggacaAGACAGAAATATTTCAACACAGCATTTACAGATAGAGAAGTCTAAATTTATCAAGAGAAATTGGGAAATCAGGGGTTATCAGCGAATAGCGGATGGTTCCCATGTTCCCTTCTGTCTCTTTGCTGAGAATGTAGCTCTGGCAACTGGAACATTGGATTCTCCTGCCCATCTGGAAATTGAAGGGGaagattttccttttgtgtttcatTCAATGCCTGAATTTGGAGCTGCTATAAGCAAAGGAAAGTTGCGTGGCAAAGTGGATCCAGTGTTAATTGTAGGTTCTGGGCTTACTGCAGCTGATGCAGTACTGTGTGCTTACAACAATAATATTCCTGTGATTCATGTGTTTCGCAGACGAGTAACTGATCCAAGCTTAATTTTCAAACAGCTTCCCAAAAAGCTTTATCCAGAATATCATAAAGTCTATCATATGATGTGTACTCAGTCATATTCTGTAGACTCCAATCTTTTATCTGATTATACCAGTTTTCCTGAGCACCATGTGCTTTCCTTTAAGTCGGACATGAAATGCATTCTTCAAAGCCTCTCtggattgaaaaaaatatttaagctcTCTGCAGCAGTAGTACTCATAGGTTCTCATCCCAATCTGTCTTTTCTGAAGGAACAAGGCTCTTACTTGGGCCATAACTCAAGCCAGCCAATCACATGTAAGAGTAATCCTGTGGAAATAGATGCATATACCTACGAATGTGTTAAAGAAGCCAACCTTTTTGCATTGGGTCCTTTGGTTGGAGACAATTTTGTTCGATTTTTAAAGGGAGGGGCACTGGGTGTGACACGCTGTTTAGctacaagacagaaaaaaaaacatttatttgttgaaagaggaggaggagatggaatAGCTTAA